The sequence ATCTTAACCCTCAAGCAATCACCTGCTTTAATATTATCCCTAAAGTTAAAATTGACAACTATGTTTTGCCTATTTCTGCCAGAAAGCATTCCCTCTTTTTTGGCTTTACCTTCAACTAATACCTCGACAATTTTGCCTTCGTAGTTTTTCAGTTTCTTTTGTGTGATTTGAGCCTGCAACTCTTGAAGGTAATTGAGTCTTTTTAGTTTGGTTTTCTCATCTATCTGCCCTTTCATTTGGCTGGCTTTGGTTAGAGGTCTTTTTGAGTATTTAAATGAAAACGATGTATCGTATTCTACCGTTTTTAGCACATCTATAGTTTCTAAAAAATCCTCTTCGGTTTCTTGTGGGAACCCTACAATTATATCTGTGGTTATTGAGCCTTGCGGTATGGTCTCTTTGAATAGCATGACCTTTTCTAGGTAATCTTCTTTTGTATAGCCTCGTCTCATCAGCTTAAGTATCTTATTTGAACCGGACTGAAGCGGCAGGTGAATATGCTCACACACCTTATCCAAATCACGCATAGCATCAATTAATTCTTTGGAGAAGTCCTTTGGGTGTGATGTTGTAAATCTAATGCGCTTCAATCCATCTATTTTGTTTACCTCATATAGTAGATCTACAAAGTTATATTCTAAACCTTTACCGTATGAATTTACATTCTGTCCAAGTAGCATTACCTCTTTTGTACCTTTATCTGTTAATCTTTTTATTTCCTCAATTATTGCCTCTTTTTTTCTTGATATCTCCCTTCCCCTGGTGTAAGGAACTATGCAATAGGTGCAAAAGTTGTTGCAGCCGTACATTATATCAACAAATGCACTTACACCTTCAACATGAGGGAAGATATAATCTGGGTTATCCATTCTTTCTTTTATAAATGCGCCTTTTTGGGGGGTTTTTGCAATCTTATAGAACTCATCTATCGTGTTTGTTCCTACTACTATGTCGGCTACTCTACTTAGTTTTTCGTAGTTTATCTGGGCAACACAACCCATAGCCACAACGGTTGCATTTTTGTTTTTAAACCTCAATCTTCCTATCTCACTATATATTTTGTTTTCGGCCTTTTCTCTAACGGCGCAGGAATTTACAATTACAAGGTTTGCCGATTTTATATCATCTGTCATTTTCCAGCCGTTTTGTGTAAGGATGCCTATAACCTTTTCTGAGTCCCTTTCGTTCATCTGACAGCCAAATGTTTTTATATAGAAATTCATCTTAGATACTTCCTTATGTTTTTGTTATGTTCTTTTAATGTTTTGCTAAACACCATCTCGCCGTTTTTCTTGGAGATAAAGTATAAATAGTTTGTTGGTTTAGGGTTGTATGCTGCAAAGAGGGCATCCCTGCCAGGGTTGCAAATAGGGGCAACGGGTAGGCCCACATGCTTATATGTATTGAATGGATTGCTCAGATTGGTTGTTGAGTCCATCTGAAGAGGCATATGTTTTTTTAGCCTGTTGTAAATTACGCCTGCCACAAGCTGCATATCCTTTGTTGTGGTTGCTTCTTTCTGAATTATAGAGGCTATTATAAGCTTGTCATAATCGCTCTTTTCAACTTTGTTTTTGTGAGAAATATCCTTGAGTACGTCCCTGAAACGTCGGCATGCAAGGAGTGCAATTGTTTCAGTTTTCTCCTTTATTGCTATATAGTAGGTGTCTGGATAAAAAAAGCCTTCCAATGTTTTAGCTGGAAAATCTATACATTTTTTAATGAAACTCTCGTTGTCGGAAAGCTCAAGTAGTTTTGAGCCATCGAAGTCGTTTTTATTTAGGATTGAGGCTATCTTTCTAAGGGTTAGCCCCTCGGGTATAGTTATCTTTTTTGTGTAT comes from Hippea maritima DSM 10411 and encodes:
- the miaB gene encoding tRNA (N6-isopentenyl adenosine(37)-C2)-methylthiotransferase MiaB, translated to MNFYIKTFGCQMNERDSEKVIGILTQNGWKMTDDIKSANLVIVNSCAVREKAENKIYSEIGRLRFKNKNATVVAMGCVAQINYEKLSRVADIVVGTNTIDEFYKIAKTPQKGAFIKERMDNPDYIFPHVEGVSAFVDIMYGCNNFCTYCIVPYTRGREISRKKEAIIEEIKRLTDKGTKEVMLLGQNVNSYGKGLEYNFVDLLYEVNKIDGLKRIRFTTSHPKDFSKELIDAMRDLDKVCEHIHLPLQSGSNKILKLMRRGYTKEDYLEKVMLFKETIPQGSITTDIIVGFPQETEEDFLETIDVLKTVEYDTSFSFKYSKRPLTKASQMKGQIDEKTKLKRLNYLQELQAQITQKKLKNYEGKIVEVLVEGKAKKEGMLSGRNRQNIVVNFNFRDNIKAGDCLRVKIIKALKHSLVGELI
- the mltG gene encoding endolytic transglycosylase MltG, coding for MSFLKKLLIANISISLIVIAFIIFTIFKFNNFLKTKPSQTHKPIYLEIHKNQPVKSIIKELKSNGLLIRSDWFYYYLRLTGRARNIKAGVHLFYTDYTPKQILKELTNPELYTKKITIPEGLTLRKIASILNKNDFDGSKLLELSDNESFIKKCIDFPAKTLEGFFYPDTYYIAIKEKTETIALLACRRFRDVLKDISHKNKVEKSDYDKLIIASIIQKEATTTKDMQLVAGVIYNRLKKHMPLQMDSTTNLSNPFNTYKHVGLPVAPICNPGRDALFAAYNPKPTNYLYFISKKNGEMVFSKTLKEHNKNIRKYLR